The proteins below come from a single Prochlorococcus marinus CUG1415 genomic window:
- a CDS encoding MgPME-cyclase complex family protein yields MTTYFFVAASEKFLTVEEPLEEILKERERNYKENNKDIDFWLLKNPSFLHTTQFVDLTAKIPSPPAAVLSTDKKFITFLKLRLEFVAVGEFECPKAEITDPFKVE; encoded by the coding sequence ATGACAACATATTTTTTCGTTGCAGCAAGTGAAAAGTTTTTAACAGTGGAAGAACCACTTGAAGAGATTTTGAAAGAGAGGGAGAGAAACTACAAAGAAAACAACAAAGATATAGATTTTTGGCTCTTAAAAAATCCATCTTTTTTGCATACCACTCAATTTGTTGATCTAACAGCAAAGATCCCCTCCCCTCCAGCAGCTGTTTTGTCAACGGATAAAAAATTTATAACTTTCTTGAAGCTTCGTTTAGAGTTTGTTGCTGTGGGGGAATTCGAATGTCCTAAGGCAGAAATAACTGATCCATTTAAAGTTGAGTAA